The DNA segment GACCATGAGAaactagattctctggtctggaTGAAACCAATATTTGAACCTTTTGGCCTGGAATGCCAAGtgggtcacatctggaggaaactggcaccatccctatgggtGAAttatggtggtggaagcatcatgctgtggggatgtttttcagcggcagagtgATCTCTGGATTCAAAAACCCGCTCCAGAGCCTCAGTGACTCAGACTGGAgcggaaggttcaccttccaacaggacaacggcctAAACACACagcaagacaatgcaggagtggcttcggggaaAAGTTTGAATgtttgattggcccagccagagttcAGACTTGAGGCGGAGACCAGAACATCCTAGAGACCTTGATAATAGtctttattttgttgcattacaacctgtaatttaaattgattttatttggatttattaATGGACATAACAAAATAGTTAAATTGGTGAAgcgaaatgaaaaaaaaattattTGTTTTAAAAAGAATTACATAATAAATTTAgtaaagtggtgcatgcatatgtattcaccccttttatGAAGCCCAAAAAAATTAGGCAACCAATTATGAAGTAaaactagttaaataaagtcacaTGTAGGCAATAAgtatatgatctcagtatatatacactgttctggaaaggccccagagtctgaaacaccactaagcaaggggcaccaccaagcaagcggcaccatgaagaccaaggagctctccaaacaggtcagggacaaagttgtggagaagtacagatcagggttggttataaaaaatattagaaactttgaacatcccacggagcaccataaaATCCATtgtaaaaaaatggaaagaatgtggcaccacaacaaacctgccaagagagggccgcccaccaaaactcatggaccaggcaaggagggcattaatcagagaggcaacaaagagaccaaagataaccctgaaggagctgcaaagctccacagcggagattggagtatctgtccataggaccactttaagccgtacactccatagagccgggctttacggaagagtggccagaaaaaagccattgcttaaagaaaaaaataagcaaacacgtttggtgttcgccaaaaggcatgtggcagactccctaaacatatggaagaaggtactctggtcagatgtgactaaaatttagctttttggctatctaggaaaacgctatgtctggcgcaaacccaacacctctcatcaccccgagaacaccatccccacagtgaagcatggtggtggcagcatcatgctgtggggatgtttttcatcggcagggactgggaaactgatcagaattgaaggaatgatggatggcgctaaatacagggaaattcttgagggaaacctgtttcagtcttctatagatttgagactggaacggaggttcaccttccagcaggacaatgaccctaagcatactgctaaagcaacactcgagtggtttaaggggaaacatttaaatgtcttggaatggcctagtcaaagcccagacctcaatccaattgagaatctgaggcatgacttaaagattgctgtacaccagcggaacccatccaacttgaaggagctggagcagttttgccttgaagaatgggcaaaatcccaatggctagatgtgccaagcttatagagacataccccaagagacttgcagcttcaaagtggtaggcatgttgtgtaaatcaaatgatacaaccacccccaaaatccattttaattccagtttgtaaggcaacaaaataggaaaaatgccaaggagggtgaatactttcgcaagccactatagttgtgcagcgatgctccctatccaacctgacagagcttgagaggatctgcagatacaggtgtgccaagcttgtagcatcatacccaagaagactcaaggctgtaatcgctgtcaaaggtgcttcaacaaagtactgagtaaagggtctgaatacttatgtaaatgtgatatttccatgttTTATTGTTaagacatttgcaaacatttctaaaacacggtttttcctttgtcattatggggtattgtgtgtagattgatgaggggaaaaaacaatttaatccattttagaataaggctgtaacgtaacatgtggaagaagtcaaggggttgCACTTCATACATAGATTTGTTCACTTCTAGAGTTAGTAGGCTACACCTAAAACAGGgccctccaaccctgttcctggagagataccgtcctttaggttttcactccagtcctaatctagcacacctgattaatTAGCTgcttgataaactgaatcaggttagttacaactggggttggagcgaaaacctacaggagggtagctctccatgaacagggttggagagccctgacctcaacagtGATTACACTTTAAAATAGACTCGTTACTTACACAGGAATTAAGGTTCTCAAATTGGCGTTCAATAATGTTGAGGAAATCATCCAGGTTTTTCTTGTCCCAGGTGACAGCGTTCATATTCCCATCAAACAGTTTTGTGATTTCATAGATGGTCTCGTTCAGGAACCTGACTTTGTCCTCAAACTACACAGGATGATATAAAACAAATATTAGAAACAGTATAGGCTTCCGTTATGGCATCAATATAACATTGGGTCAAGACCGCTATACCAAAGCATATCAGAACATGATGAGTCAAAATTCAAGTCTTTACCTCAGCATCATCTATGTGTCTGTAAAGTGATGTTGGGAAAAAGACAGGGGCATTCTGCTTTGTGATATCTCCTCCCTGGAAAACAATCAATATAGTATGTTAAGTCACGTGTCAAATACTTCAAGAACAATCAAGACTGACATAAAGTATAGCTTATACTGCAAGTACAGTAGGTCTAATGTAGATAGCCTCTCTTGATATCTCTGTCACTATAGCCTTAGCGCCCTTTTACTATGGCCATTCAAATATAGGCTAACAGTTTTCTGACAAAGAGGCTAAACATGAAACATATTACTATTTTACTTGGTTGGTTGTTTTGCTGTCCTTAATACATGCATTCAGTCTGCTCTTACAGCGTGCTGATAACTCACCATCTGGTCCAGCAGGGAAAGGTATTCTGCGCTCAAGTGTCCGTAGTGGTGTCGGATCCAGTCACAGCAATGACACACGCTCTGCATACTGCAAATAATAAGAAAAATACACGTCCAACTCTGCATTGTATACATTGTAAATAGCAGTTTGTTTCGCTCTTAGTTTTCCACATGAGTTTGAACATCTTGCCTGTGTTAAGTAGTTTTATGTGGAGTTGGGAAAGGGAAAACTGTATGGAGAATTTCCCCCGATCAACCTACCAGAGGCGGGGACTTTCACTTTCCAGACTACACATGCAGCCATAGGAATTCCATGCCTGCTCCGTCTTCTGGACGACCAAATCCCAATAAATCTATACACATTCTCCTTGAAATCAGCGTTGAATGATAGTTGAACAACACGATAACATTATTAAATGTAGATATCGGCTAGGCTATTAGCGAGAATAGGCTATTCACGAGCTATGCTTTCAACTGCTAATAACTTCGCGtgaaaatattttaaaaagtctGATAACAAAATCGTCGAAGTCGAAATAAAACCCACACTTCTTAAGAAATGTAGCCATATAAGACATTAATTTAGTGGGTTTCGTTCAAAGTTAGTCCGAAATATTGTTCCACAGCTCCGGCAAGTCCTCTGCTGTTGCGCTACAAATGAAAAGTGAATGGGAGACGTCAGCTTCACTACCCCAATCTCTCAACTATCATTTTCACAATGACGTAACCAACTTTCACCCTCCTGTTGTCTGCTGGTGATGCAATGTTGACAAGCAACGACTACCTGATTTGTTGGAACTTTCTATTTGTCGTTTTCTTTAAAAGGGGAAAATGAAAAATAATACGTGACTATAGTTCCTTGGTATAGGCTACGATATCAGGGATATTTTCCCTATAATGAATAGTTTTGACAGGGCTATAAcctactgttgtgtgtgtgtgtgtgtgtgtgaatgtgtgtgtgtcatagtgtggtgACCGTTTTTGAATGACTATGCAAGGTCAAATCTTGGCATTGATTTATTTCCCCCCTTTTCTATATAATATTGAGATTAATTTAGAATGTACAAAGCCTATGTAACTGTAAAGATCATATACTGTAAGGAAGTGGTCACCTAAACTGTCTGCACGTTCCTGGAGACCAGCAGGAGGAGGTAAAGGATTTTGTTCCAACCCAGCACAAACACACCTGTTTCACCAGGGTCTTGATAAGATGTCATAAGTGGTTTCATCTTGAAATGTCATGTTATAGGCTAAATTATGAGATGTAGCCTAATTATTCTGCTGGGCGTCTCAGAGTGGGAgtgtgatctaggatcaggaccacctctgtccattcattataatctaaaaggctaaactgatcctggatcagcactcctactctctgagacgctttatgaatatgggccttGGTGTTATTAGATATAGCCTTAATAGGCCTTATGtataaaatacatgtaatctattgGGGACCAGCCATGAGGATGAATCAGAAGGATGAGGATGAATCGTGAGAGAGCTACGgctttcaaggagagggacactaatccggacgcttataagaaatcccgctatgccctcaagcgaaccatcaaacaggcaaagcgtcaatacaggactaagattgaatcctactacaccggctctgatgctcgtttgatttggcagggcttgcaaactattacggactacaaagggtaACCCAACTCCGagttgcccagtgacgcaagcctaccattCGGACTACCTaggggctaaatgccttttatgctcacttcaaggcaagcaaccagttgttccggacgactgtgtgatcacgctctccgtagccgatgtgagcaagaccgttaaacaggtcaacatccaCAAGGCccgtggggccagacggattaccaggacgtgtactcagagcatgcgcggaccaactggcaagtgtctttactgaccaacatcccggaaaccctagacccactccaattcgcataccgccccaacagatccacagatgacgcaatcgcaatcgcactccacacagccctttcccacctggacaaaagaacacctatatgagaatgctgttcattgactacagctcagcattcaacaccatagtgcccacaaagctcatcacaaagctaaggaccctgggactaa comes from the Coregonus clupeaformis isolate EN_2021a unplaced genomic scaffold, ASM2061545v1 scaf3233, whole genome shotgun sequence genome and includes:
- the LOC123489739 gene encoding interferon a3-like isoform X2 is translated as MCSLESESPRLCMQSVCHCCDWIRHHYGHLSAEYLSLLDQMGGDITKQNAPVFFPTSLYRHIDDAEFEDKVRFLNETIYEITKLFDGNMNAVTWDKKNLDDFLNIIERQFENLNSCVSNESILKCNHC
- the LOC123489739 gene encoding interferon a3-like isoform X1, giving the protein MYTMQSWTCIFLIICSMQSVCHCCDWIRHHYGHLSAEYLSLLDQMGGDITKQNAPVFFPTSLYRHIDDAEFEDKVRFLNETIYEITKLFDGNMNAVTWDKKNLDDFLNIIERQFENLNSCVSNESILKCNHC